The following are from one region of the Lacinutrix sp. Bg11-31 genome:
- a CDS encoding DUF4175 family protein, whose product MNNFQNIQSKLNQFIRKYYTNELIKGVILFFSIGLLYLLITLLVEHFLWLSSTARTVLFWLFVAVEVALFIKFIAIPLAKLFKLKKGINFEEASLLIGGHFPEVNDKLLNVLQLKNTKSDSELLLASIDQKSAELTPVPFKLAINFKKNAKYLKYAAIPLLIILVTAISGKLNWFSDSYERVINYQTAYEPPAPFQFFVLNEDLQAVENKEFRLIVKTAGDVVPENAQITFNNETYYLQQRGVGAFEFVFEQPQNNITFNLTANNVTSRPYTITVAPVPTLLGFDMVLNYPNYTNKPDEVLKSTGNAVVPTGTSITWKLRTKATDYATLYAKDTTLFKSNENGAFSVGKRVYSNLDYSIATSNKQLKDYENLAFNIQVVRDEYPELKLQSKVDSLDKQSLYFFGKVSDDYGLNKLQLVYYPSGNDKDKKSERIPISGSNFSEFVSAFPNNLEITEGTSYDLYFEVFDNDAVSKNKSTKSSVFSYRKRTADEEEKKQLQEQNETIQDLNKSLDKFEKQQKELEELSKTQKEKSELNFNDKKKFENFIKRQKQQDKMMQKFNKKLQKNLEDFQKENEEKDQFKEDLKERLKENEEQLKADEKLLKELEELKDKINKEEFSAKLEKLAKKAKSQKRSLEQMIELTKRYYVSKKMEKIGNELDKLAKEQDKLANEEPKDNTKEKQEELNKKFEDIQKQLDELEKDNKELKKPVKLPRDENKEENVKDDQEKASEELEKKEESPSLEEKESQNAKAKKKQKSAAQKMKEMSMKMQAQMGQASKDALEEDIEMLRQILDNLVLFSFDEEKLMKQFKSIEINHNEYATYLKKQKDLRTHFEHVDDSLFAMSLRQPKISEEVNKEISDVYFNIDKAMAELAENNIYKGVSSQQYTITSANNLANFLSNALDQLQNAMSMPSPGEGQGEGGMPLPDIIMSQEELNKKMEEGTKKGESGEPKEGEGDKPGEKPGEKPGKGKKPGDKGEDGESGENGKKGKGKKGKDGEGEGEGEGEGRGKDGKGKGGQGKGQDGFNEDVNGELYKIYQQQQMIRQALEEKLAQDEKLGKGTPADAKQLVKQMEDVEEDLINNGFTNETLSKMMNLQHQLLKLEKATLQQGQESKRKSETNKKEFSNTTNNQISKAKEYFNTTEILNKQALPLQQIYKQKVQEYFKEKND is encoded by the coding sequence TTGAACAACTTCCAAAACATACAATCCAAACTAAACCAATTTATTAGAAAATATTACACTAATGAGTTAATTAAAGGTGTGATTCTATTTTTTAGTATTGGACTACTATATTTATTAATTACATTATTAGTAGAACATTTTTTATGGCTAAGTTCTACCGCTAGAACAGTTTTGTTTTGGTTATTTGTAGCAGTAGAAGTTGCCCTTTTTATTAAGTTTATAGCCATTCCGTTGGCAAAATTATTTAAACTTAAAAAAGGAATTAATTTTGAAGAAGCCTCACTATTAATAGGTGGTCATTTTCCTGAAGTTAACGATAAATTACTTAATGTACTTCAATTAAAAAACACAAAATCAGATTCCGAGTTATTGTTAGCGAGTATCGATCAAAAGTCTGCAGAACTTACACCAGTTCCATTTAAACTCGCTATTAATTTCAAGAAAAACGCTAAATATTTAAAATACGCAGCCATTCCATTGCTTATTATTTTGGTTACAGCCATTTCTGGAAAATTAAACTGGTTTAGCGATAGTTATGAACGCGTTATAAATTATCAAACGGCTTACGAGCCACCAGCACCATTTCAGTTTTTTGTGTTAAATGAAGACTTACAAGCTGTCGAGAATAAAGAGTTTCGATTAATTGTTAAAACAGCTGGTGATGTTGTTCCAGAAAATGCACAAATCACTTTTAATAACGAAACATATTATTTACAACAACGTGGAGTAGGTGCTTTCGAATTTGTTTTCGAACAACCACAAAACAATATTACCTTCAATTTAACAGCAAACAATGTAACCTCTAGACCGTATACAATAACAGTTGCTCCAGTTCCAACCTTACTAGGTTTCGACATGGTTTTAAACTATCCAAATTATACAAATAAGCCAGATGAGGTATTAAAAAGTACAGGAAACGCAGTTGTGCCAACAGGAACAAGTATTACCTGGAAATTAAGAACTAAAGCAACAGATTACGCAACACTTTACGCTAAAGACACAACACTGTTTAAAAGCAACGAAAACGGAGCGTTTTCAGTAGGAAAAAGAGTGTATAGTAATTTAGATTATAGTATTGCTACAAGTAATAAACAACTTAAAGATTACGAGAACTTAGCCTTTAATATTCAAGTGGTTCGCGATGAATATCCAGAATTAAAACTACAATCTAAAGTAGATTCTTTAGATAAACAATCGTTGTATTTCTTCGGAAAAGTTAGCGATGATTATGGTCTTAATAAACTACAATTAGTGTATTATCCTAGCGGAAATGATAAGGATAAAAAGAGTGAACGTATTCCAATTTCAGGATCTAACTTTAGCGAGTTTGTAAGTGCTTTTCCTAATAATTTAGAAATTACCGAAGGTACCAGTTACGATTTATACTTCGAGGTTTTCGATAATGATGCTGTAAGCAAAAACAAAAGCACAAAAAGTAGTGTGTTTAGTTATAGAAAACGAACTGCAGACGAAGAGGAGAAAAAGCAATTGCAAGAACAAAATGAAACGATACAGGATTTAAACAAATCTTTAGATAAGTTCGAAAAGCAACAAAAAGAATTAGAAGAGTTGTCTAAAACACAAAAAGAAAAATCCGAACTTAATTTTAATGATAAAAAGAAGTTCGAAAATTTTATAAAGCGTCAAAAACAACAAGATAAAATGATGCAGAAGTTTAATAAAAAGCTTCAAAAGAATTTAGAGGACTTTCAAAAGGAAAATGAAGAAAAAGATCAATTTAAAGAAGATTTAAAAGAACGATTAAAAGAAAATGAAGAGCAGCTTAAGGCAGATGAGAAATTACTTAAAGAACTCGAAGAATTAAAAGATAAAATTAATAAAGAAGAGTTTTCTGCTAAACTTGAAAAGCTTGCTAAAAAGGCTAAAAGCCAAAAAAGAAGCCTAGAGCAAATGATAGAGCTAACGAAACGTTATTATGTTAGTAAAAAGATGGAAAAGATTGGTAATGAGTTAGATAAATTGGCTAAAGAACAAGATAAGCTTGCTAACGAAGAACCAAAAGACAACACTAAAGAAAAGCAAGAAGAATTAAATAAGAAGTTTGAAGACATCCAAAAGCAGCTAGACGAACTTGAGAAAGATAATAAGGAACTAAAGAAACCTGTTAAGTTGCCAAGAGACGAGAACAAGGAAGAAAATGTAAAGGATGATCAAGAAAAAGCTTCAGAAGAATTAGAGAAAAAAGAAGAATCTCCAAGCCTAGAGGAAAAGGAGAGCCAAAATGCTAAAGCTAAGAAAAAGCAAAAATCTGCTGCTCAAAAAATGAAAGAGATGAGCATGAAAATGCAAGCTCAAATGGGACAAGCTTCTAAAGATGCATTAGAAGAAGATATCGAAATGTTACGTCAGATTTTAGATAATTTAGTATTGTTTTCTTTTGATGAAGAAAAGTTAATGAAGCAATTTAAGAGCATAGAAATTAATCATAACGAGTATGCAACGTATTTAAAAAAGCAAAAAGACTTGAGAACTCATTTTGAGCATGTAGACGATAGTTTGTTTGCAATGTCTTTAAGGCAGCCAAAAATTTCTGAAGAAGTAAACAAGGAAATATCCGATGTCTATTTTAATATAGACAAAGCGATGGCAGAATTAGCAGAGAATAATATTTATAAAGGTGTTTCTTCTCAACAGTACACAATAACGTCTGCTAATAATTTAGCAAATTTTTTAAGTAATGCTTTAGATCAATTACAAAATGCTATGTCAATGCCATCACCAGGAGAAGGACAAGGTGAAGGAGGAATGCCACTTCCAGATATTATTATGAGCCAAGAAGAGCTTAATAAAAAGATGGAAGAAGGAACCAAAAAAGGAGAAAGCGGTGAACCTAAAGAAGGAGAAGGAGATAAGCCTGGCGAAAAACCGGGAGAGAAACCAGGTAAAGGAAAAAAACCAGGAGACAAAGGTGAAGACGGAGAGAGTGGAGAGAATGGTAAAAAAGGAAAAGGGAAAAAAGGCAAAGACGGAGAAGGTGAAGGTGAGGGCGAAGGAGAAGGTCGTGGAAAAGATGGAAAAGGTAAAGGAGGACAAGGAAAAGGTCAAGATGGTTTTAACGAAGATGTAAATGGAGAGCTTTATAAAATTTACCAGCAACAACAAATGATTCGTCAAGCATTAGAAGAAAAATTAGCGCAAGATGAAAAGTTAGGTAAAGGAACGCCTGCAGATGCAAAACAACTTGTTAAGCAAATGGAAGATGTTGAAGAAGATCTTATAAATAATGGATTTACAAACGAAACACTTTCTAAGATGATGAATTTACAGCACCAACTTTTAAAGCTAGAAAAAGCAACATTACAACAAGGTCAAGAAAGTAAACGTAAATCTGAAACAAATAAAAAAGAATTTTCGAATACTACAAATAATCAAATTTCTAAGGCTAAAGAATATTTTAACACTACAGAAATATTGAATAAGCAAGCATTACCTTTGCAGCAAATTTACAAACAGAAAGTACAAGAATATTTTAAAGAAAAAAATGATTAG
- the ybeY gene encoding rRNA maturation RNase YbeY: protein MISFNYENDFKLPNETQISKWISSVIVTENCKEEEINYVFCDDDYLHKLNVDFLDHDTLTDVISFDYSVGKTLHGDIFISTERVEDNAKDFENTFQEELHRVLVHGVLHYCGYKDKTEDEAKLMREKENLYLNTLK, encoded by the coding sequence ATGATTAGTTTTAACTACGAAAACGATTTTAAGCTTCCTAACGAGACTCAAATCTCTAAATGGATATCATCTGTCATTGTAACAGAAAACTGTAAAGAAGAAGAGATTAACTATGTTTTCTGTGATGATGATTATCTTCATAAACTTAATGTAGATTTCCTAGATCACGATACTTTAACTGATGTTATTAGTTTTGATTACTCTGTAGGAAAAACATTACATGGCGATATTTTTATTTCAACAGAAAGAGTAGAGGACAATGCAAAAGACTTCGAGAATACTTTTCAAGAAGAACTACATCGTGTACTTGTTCATGGTGTTTTACATTACTGTGGTTATAAAGATAAAACAGAAGACGAAGCAAAGCTGATGAGAGAGAAAGAAAACTTATATCTCAACACCTTAAAATAG
- a CDS encoding DNA polymerase III subunit delta': MLFSDIIGQTHIKKHLTTSVDNGRVPHAQLFIGPEGSGTLPMAIAYAQYVLCSNTNGENSEEGNACNLKFKNFSHPDLHFAFPVTTNDKIKKHPVSNHFLEEWRDLLTKQPYGNLFDWYKQLGVDNKQGQIGVDEAQDIIKSLALKSYEGGYKVMLIWMADKMNTAASNKLLKLIEEPPNKTVFILIAEEEEQIINTIRSRCQLLHFPPLAEVDIKNALIKNYSLNEAVAVKIAHQANGNYNKACDLVYNDSEDTQFETWFIFWIRAAFKAKGNKAAIHDLIKWSEDIAKTGRETQKHFLNFCLDFFRQALLLNYNAGALVYMEIKSEKFKLEKFAPFVHNNNIIDISNELQDAIYHIERNGNSKIILTDLSIKLTRLLHKKPE, translated from the coding sequence ATGCTTTTTAGTGATATAATTGGACAGACTCATATAAAAAAACACCTTACAACAAGTGTAGATAATGGTCGCGTGCCTCATGCTCAACTCTTTATTGGACCAGAAGGTTCTGGTACTTTACCAATGGCAATTGCTTATGCACAATATGTTTTATGCTCTAATACTAATGGCGAAAACAGTGAAGAAGGTAATGCTTGCAATCTGAAGTTTAAAAACTTCTCGCATCCAGATTTGCATTTTGCTTTTCCTGTTACTACAAACGATAAAATAAAAAAGCATCCTGTTTCGAATCATTTTCTAGAAGAATGGCGCGATTTACTTACCAAACAACCTTATGGAAACTTGTTTGATTGGTACAAACAATTAGGCGTCGACAATAAACAAGGTCAAATAGGTGTAGACGAAGCACAAGATATTATTAAATCTCTTGCTCTAAAATCTTACGAAGGTGGTTATAAAGTGATGTTAATTTGGATGGCAGATAAAATGAATACTGCTGCTTCAAATAAACTTTTAAAGTTAATTGAAGAGCCACCAAACAAGACTGTTTTTATTTTAATTGCTGAAGAAGAAGAACAAATAATTAACACTATTAGATCGCGTTGTCAGTTATTGCATTTTCCTCCTTTAGCCGAAGTTGATATAAAAAATGCGCTCATTAAAAACTATAGTTTAAATGAAGCTGTAGCAGTTAAAATAGCACATCAAGCTAACGGTAATTACAATAAAGCCTGCGATTTAGTTTATAATGATAGTGAAGACACCCAGTTTGAAACTTGGTTTATTTTCTGGATTCGTGCTGCTTTTAAGGCAAAAGGTAACAAAGCTGCAATCCACGATTTAATAAAATGGAGTGAGGATATTGCTAAAACAGGTCGCGAAACACAGAAACACTTTTTAAATTTCTGTTTAGACTTTTTTCGTCAAGCATTATTATTAAATTATAATGCTGGTGCTTTAGTTTATATGGAAATTAAGAGCGAAAAATTTAAACTTGAAAAATTTGCTCCTTTTGTACACAACAATAATATTATAGATATTTCAAACGAATTACAAGATGCTATTTACCATATTGAACGCAACGGAAACTCTAAAATAATCCTTACAGATTTATCTATAAAACTCACGAGGTTACTTCATAAAAAACCAGAATAA
- a CDS encoding OmpH family outer membrane protein encodes MKKIILAVIVLVTFASCQEQKIGFVDNAKVINDIQEKKDVESKYEVLNESFKLRADSIGKTYQSEYQALQIKAAKMSQSKQQEAMQSFQAKAQQFQQMMQAEQQQLQTAYQTDIDSVISKMKVTVKDYGKANGYKFIIGANESTGNILYGDEGSNLSDLIIKEIDAKYKK; translated from the coding sequence ATGAAAAAAATAATATTAGCAGTTATCGTTTTGGTAACATTCGCATCTTGTCAAGAACAAAAAATTGGTTTTGTTGATAACGCAAAAGTGATTAACGATATTCAAGAGAAAAAAGATGTTGAGTCTAAGTACGAGGTTTTAAACGAATCGTTTAAATTACGTGCAGATAGTATTGGTAAAACTTATCAATCGGAATACCAAGCATTACAAATTAAAGCGGCTAAAATGTCTCAAAGTAAACAACAAGAAGCTATGCAATCTTTTCAAGCAAAAGCACAACAGTTTCAACAAATGATGCAAGCAGAGCAGCAACAACTGCAAACTGCTTATCAAACAGATATTGACTCTGTTATTTCTAAAATGAAAGTTACAGTTAAAGACTACGGAAAAGCAAATGGATATAAATTTATTATAGGTGCTAACGAATCTACTGGTAATATTTTATATGGTGATGAAGGATCGAATTTATCAGACCTAATTATTAAAGAAATAGACGCTAAGTATAAAAAATAA
- a CDS encoding class I SAM-dependent methyltransferase: MKSNHQIYLSVKDYSVSREEFQLVPNAKYGYLETTPQPSLDNLAGYYESEDYISHTDSKRNLFEKAYHTIRNISLKRKLKLINSFNSEEKKLLDIGCGTGAFLKTAKDNAWEVCGIEPNEKARSIANNSCNNSVFNTEKLQSFKNESFDVITLWHVLEHLPNLELQISTFKRLLKPNGTLVIAVPNFKSYDALHYKNFWAAFDVPRHLWHFSRESISNLFKTESMKVEKTLPMVFDSFYVSILSEKYKKSFLKLLPAFFVGLRSNLKAKRSGEYSSLIYVIKNSKN; the protein is encoded by the coding sequence GTGAAAAGCAATCATCAAATATATTTATCGGTTAAAGATTATTCTGTTTCTAGAGAAGAATTTCAATTAGTTCCAAATGCTAAATATGGTTATTTAGAAACCACGCCTCAACCATCTTTAGATAATCTTGCTGGTTATTATGAAAGCGAAGATTACATTTCGCATACAGATAGTAAGCGTAATTTGTTTGAAAAAGCATACCATACTATTCGTAATATTTCTTTGAAAAGAAAATTGAAACTGATTAATTCGTTTAATTCTGAAGAAAAAAAACTATTAGATATTGGTTGTGGTACAGGTGCATTTTTAAAAACAGCTAAAGATAATGCTTGGGAGGTTTGCGGAATAGAACCAAATGAAAAGGCTAGGAGCATAGCTAATAATAGTTGTAATAATTCTGTTTTTAATACAGAAAAGCTACAATCTTTTAAAAATGAAAGCTTCGATGTTATTACACTTTGGCATGTTTTAGAACATTTACCTAATTTAGAATTACAGATTTCAACTTTTAAAAGACTATTAAAACCAAATGGAACCTTAGTTATTGCTGTTCCAAACTTTAAAAGTTATGATGCATTACATTATAAAAACTTTTGGGCTGCTTTCGATGTGCCTAGACATTTATGGCATTTCTCTAGAGAATCTATTTCAAACTTATTTAAAACAGAAAGTATGAAAGTAGAAAAAACACTTCCAATGGTTTTTGATTCTTTTTATGTAAGCATACTTTCAGAAAAATACAAAAAGAGTTTCTTAAAACTACTACCTGCTTTTTTCGTTGGATTACGCTCAAACTTAAAAGCAAAACGCTCTGGAGAGTATTCTTCGCTTATTTATGTGATTAAAAACAGTAAAAACTAA
- the pgk gene encoding phosphoglycerate kinase, with product MKTLNDFNFKNKKALIRVDFNVPLDDNLKVTDATRISCAKPTIIKILEDGGSCILMSHLGRPKGVQDKFSLKHIASKVEDLIGVETKFVSSCVGAEAEEAAANLKPGEILILENLRFHEEETKGNRDFAEQLSKLGDIYVNDAFGTAHRAHASTTVIAQFFPENKCFGLLLEQEIKSIDKVLKSDDRPILAILGGAKVSSKITVIENILDKVDDIIIGGGMAFTFVKAQGGSIGNSLVEDDKLEMALDILKQAEAKNVNIHIPVDSIIADAFSNDANTKICNINEIPDGWMGLDAGPKSRKQFHEVVMKSKTILWNGPLGVFEMENFANGTIALGNSIAEATKKGAFSLVGGGDSVAAVKQFGFEKKVSYVSTGGGAMLESLEGKTLPGIAAILE from the coding sequence ATGAAGACTTTAAACGATTTCAATTTTAAAAATAAAAAAGCATTAATTAGAGTAGATTTTAATGTGCCATTAGACGATAACCTTAAAGTTACTGATGCTACAAGAATTTCTTGCGCAAAACCAACAATAATTAAGATTTTAGAAGATGGTGGAAGTTGTATTTTAATGTCGCATTTAGGGCGTCCAAAAGGTGTTCAAGATAAGTTTTCTTTAAAGCATATTGCAAGTAAGGTTGAAGATCTAATTGGTGTAGAAACTAAGTTTGTCTCTAGTTGTGTAGGAGCAGAAGCTGAAGAGGCAGCTGCTAATTTAAAACCAGGAGAAATATTAATATTAGAAAACCTACGTTTCCACGAAGAAGAAACAAAAGGAAATCGTGACTTTGCTGAGCAATTATCTAAGCTTGGAGACATTTATGTAAACGATGCTTTTGGTACAGCACACAGAGCGCACGCATCTACAACGGTTATAGCGCAATTTTTTCCTGAGAATAAATGTTTTGGCCTTTTATTAGAACAAGAAATAAAGAGTATTGATAAGGTTTTAAAGTCAGACGACAGACCTATTTTAGCTATTTTAGGAGGTGCAAAAGTATCGTCTAAAATAACAGTAATAGAAAACATTTTAGATAAGGTAGACGATATTATTATTGGAGGAGGAATGGCCTTTACATTTGTAAAAGCACAAGGCGGAAGCATTGGAAATTCTTTAGTAGAAGACGATAAATTAGAAATGGCTTTAGACATTTTAAAGCAAGCAGAAGCTAAAAATGTAAACATACATATTCCTGTAGACTCTATAATTGCAGACGCTTTTAGTAACGATGCAAATACTAAAATTTGCAATATAAATGAAATTCCAGACGGTTGGATGGGATTAGATGCTGGGCCAAAATCTAGAAAGCAATTTCACGAGGTTGTAATGAAAAGCAAAACTATTTTATGGAATGGACCTTTAGGTGTTTTCGAAATGGAAAACTTTGCAAACGGAACTATTGCATTAGGAAATTCTATTGCTGAAGCTACTAAAAAAGGAGCCTTTTCTTTAGTTGGAGGTGGAGATTCAGTAGCTGCTGTAAAACAATTTGGTTTCGAGAAGAAAGTAAGTTATGTAAGTACTGGAGGAGGTGCAATGTTAGAAAGTTTAGAAGGTAAAACACTACCAGGAATTGCTGCTATTCTAGAGTAA
- the mnmG gene encoding tRNA uridine-5-carboxymethylaminomethyl(34) synthesis enzyme MnmG: MFNEIYDVIVVGGGHAGSEAAASAANMGSKTLLITMNLQNIAQMSCNPAMGGIAKGQIVREIDALGGYSGIVSDTSAIQFKMLNKSKGPAMWSPRVQSDRMRFAEDWRLLLEKTKNLDFYQEMVSGLIVENGKVTGVKTSLGIEVKAKSVVLTNGTFLNGLIHIGDKNFGGGRAGERAATGITEQLVNLGFESGRMKTGTPPRVDGRSLDFSKMAEQPGDANPEKFSYLDITKPLEHQRSCYLGHTSEKVHDLLREGFDRSPMFNGRIKSLGPRYCPSIEDKINRFSDKNSHQLFVEPEGWNTVEMYVNGFSTSLPEDVQFKAMRSIVGFENVKFFRPGYAIEYDYFPPTQLKHTLETKLVEGLYFAGQINGTTGYEEAASQGLMAGINAALKVQEKDPFILKRNEAYIGVLVDDLITKGTEEPYRMFTSRAEYRTLLRQDNADFRLTPKGHALGLASEKRLKRMEAKLNASEKFVQFFKDTSVTKEEANPILEAKDSAAVKQQGKMHKIFARPNISIDDMRKIESVDNYINEHNLDREIIEQTEIQVKYAGYIDKEKNNADKLSRLENIKIPANFNYSKLQSMSLEAREKLNKIQPVTISQASRVSGVSPADISVLLVYMGR, translated from the coding sequence ATGTTTAACGAAATTTACGACGTTATAGTTGTTGGAGGTGGTCACGCAGGAAGTGAGGCTGCTGCATCAGCAGCAAACATGGGAAGCAAAACGTTGCTTATTACCATGAATCTACAAAACATTGCACAAATGTCTTGTAATCCTGCTATGGGAGGAATTGCAAAAGGACAGATTGTTAGAGAGATCGATGCGCTCGGTGGATACAGTGGAATTGTAAGCGATACTTCTGCTATTCAATTTAAGATGTTGAATAAATCCAAAGGACCTGCAATGTGGAGTCCAAGAGTTCAAAGTGATCGAATGCGCTTCGCAGAAGATTGGAGATTACTTTTAGAAAAAACAAAAAACTTAGATTTCTATCAAGAAATGGTTTCTGGTTTAATTGTAGAAAACGGAAAAGTTACAGGAGTAAAAACATCTTTAGGAATAGAGGTGAAAGCAAAATCTGTTGTGCTTACTAATGGTACTTTTTTAAATGGGTTAATCCATATTGGAGATAAAAATTTTGGTGGAGGTAGAGCAGGAGAAAGAGCAGCAACTGGAATTACAGAACAGCTAGTTAATTTAGGTTTCGAGTCAGGTAGAATGAAAACAGGAACACCTCCAAGAGTCGATGGTCGTTCTTTAGATTTTTCTAAAATGGCAGAACAACCAGGAGATGCTAATCCAGAAAAATTTTCATATTTAGATATTACAAAACCATTAGAACATCAACGTTCTTGTTATTTAGGACATACAAGTGAAAAGGTTCACGATTTACTTCGCGAAGGTTTCGATCGTTCTCCAATGTTTAATGGTAGAATTAAAAGTCTTGGACCAAGATATTGCCCAAGTATAGAAGATAAAATAAATAGATTTTCAGACAAGAATAGTCATCAATTATTTGTTGAGCCAGAAGGCTGGAATACTGTTGAAATGTATGTAAATGGTTTCTCTACATCGTTACCAGAAGATGTGCAATTTAAAGCCATGCGTTCTATAGTCGGTTTCGAAAACGTTAAGTTTTTTAGACCTGGTTATGCAATTGAATACGATTATTTTCCGCCAACACAATTAAAGCATACGCTAGAAACTAAGTTGGTTGAAGGTTTGTATTTTGCTGGTCAAATTAATGGAACTACAGGTTATGAGGAAGCAGCTTCTCAAGGTTTAATGGCAGGAATAAATGCAGCGCTTAAAGTGCAAGAAAAAGATCCTTTTATATTAAAACGTAACGAAGCTTACATAGGTGTTTTGGTAGATGATTTGATTACGAAAGGAACAGAAGAGCCATATAGAATGTTTACGTCTCGTGCAGAATATAGAACATTGTTGCGTCAAGATAATGCAGATTTTAGGCTAACACCAAAAGGTCACGCTTTAGGTTTGGCTAGTGAAAAAAGATTAAAACGAATGGAGGCGAAGCTTAACGCTTCAGAGAAATTTGTACAGTTTTTTAAAGACACTAGTGTAACTAAAGAAGAGGCTAATCCTATTTTAGAAGCTAAAGATTCAGCTGCTGTAAAACAACAAGGAAAGATGCATAAGATATTTGCTAGACCAAATATTAGTATTGACGATATGCGTAAAATAGAATCTGTAGACAACTATATAAATGAACATAATCTAGATAGGGAAATTATTGAGCAGACAGAAATTCAAGTAAAATACGCTGGCTACATTGATAAAGAAAAGAATAATGCAGACAAGCTTTCTCGTTTAGAGAATATAAAGATTCCGGCTAATTTTAATTATTCAAAGCTGCAATCGATGAGTTTAGAAGCAAGAGAAAAATTAAACAAAATACAGCCTGTTACAATCTCTCAAGCATCAAGAGTTAGTGGAGTATCTCCTGCAGATATTTCTGTGCTTTTAGTTTATATGGGTAGATAA